A stretch of the Archangium violaceum genome encodes the following:
- a CDS encoding DUF1501 domain-containing protein produces MMNTSRRTLLKWALGAGQFALLERAGLLGSSAARAADIDVPSRLVVLYIPGGFRPAYYFTPMDDADIPLCVPASSNYSGEPVFFDASKVVDLAPPNGPYKPLRTWQSWNPSNPAERGTFSPLMYGFSHFALHEQLSVLHGIDQGSNDHSSAFIASMCGVAGADYRAPAVHSVIANHLFEKYRESRPLPFVVVAGERGTPLGMGLPSHASPVRVPSIEALKPQLSAKPSDNPWWTGLDARTEGPELDARGQPTGGTLKTNMLERFSLSRTPQMMGRSTAKVDSYLEGLHGSLSSVSRVLATDVVSVLESTKGIDLLTANRPAYLASYLGNQSFTYSFGLANFHLTGLDPRMDLALRLLKSDLCTSVHVSLQLDFDTHNSFGHGYSCAHGRGLMDCVARFLGELKAAPAPGKPGKTLLDDTLVLVMSEFGRSWASRGRDGTYSLPDDHHPYTSVCFAGGNVAANRQVGSYTPRGLGVPVDIIEENGQPSKRVPRAADAVTTALRIMGMSTHDFFIPGGYGEVTGIRKA; encoded by the coding sequence ATGATGAACACCTCTCGCCGCACACTGCTCAAGTGGGCCCTCGGAGCGGGACAGTTCGCGCTCCTCGAACGCGCGGGCCTCCTCGGCTCGAGCGCCGCGCGCGCCGCGGACATCGACGTCCCCTCCCGGCTCGTGGTCCTCTACATCCCGGGCGGCTTCCGGCCGGCGTACTACTTCACCCCCATGGACGACGCGGACATTCCGCTCTGCGTGCCAGCGTCCTCCAACTACAGCGGCGAGCCCGTCTTCTTCGACGCGAGCAAGGTGGTGGACCTCGCGCCCCCGAACGGTCCCTACAAGCCGCTCCGGACCTGGCAGTCGTGGAACCCCTCCAACCCCGCTGAGCGGGGCACCTTCAGCCCGCTCATGTACGGCTTCTCGCACTTCGCGCTGCATGAACAGCTGAGCGTGCTGCACGGCATCGACCAGGGCTCCAACGATCACTCGAGTGCGTTCATCGCGTCGATGTGCGGTGTCGCCGGTGCGGACTACCGGGCGCCCGCCGTTCATTCGGTGATCGCCAACCACCTGTTCGAGAAGTACCGCGAGAGCAGGCCACTGCCGTTCGTGGTCGTCGCCGGGGAGCGCGGCACGCCGCTCGGGATGGGGCTGCCCTCACATGCCTCGCCCGTTCGCGTTCCATCGATCGAAGCGCTCAAGCCGCAGCTGTCCGCGAAGCCCTCGGACAATCCCTGGTGGACGGGGCTCGATGCGCGCACCGAGGGTCCCGAGCTGGACGCGAGAGGTCAGCCCACCGGCGGCACACTGAAGACGAACATGCTGGAGCGCTTCTCGCTCTCGCGCACCCCGCAGATGATGGGCCGCTCGACGGCGAAGGTGGACAGCTACCTCGAGGGCCTGCACGGCTCACTGTCGTCGGTCTCGCGCGTGCTCGCGACGGATGTCGTGTCCGTACTGGAGAGCACCAAGGGCATCGATCTGCTGACGGCGAACCGTCCCGCGTACCTGGCGAGCTATCTCGGGAACCAGTCGTTCACGTACTCGTTCGGCCTCGCGAACTTCCACCTCACCGGGCTCGATCCGCGGATGGATCTCGCGCTGCGCCTGCTCAAGTCGGACCTCTGCACCTCGGTGCACGTCTCGCTGCAGCTCGACTTCGACACGCACAACTCCTTCGGACACGGCTACAGCTGCGCGCACGGCCGCGGACTGATGGACTGCGTCGCGCGCTTCCTGGGCGAGCTCAAGGCCGCGCCTGCTCCCGGCAAGCCGGGCAAGACGCTGCTCGATGACACGCTCGTGCTGGTGATGAGCGAGTTCGGCCGCAGCTGGGCCTCACGCGGACGCGATGGCACCTACTCCCTGCCGGATGACCACCACCCGTACACCTCCGTCTGCTTCGCGGGCGGAAACGTGGCGGCGAACCGGCAGGTGGGCTCGTACACCCCGCGCGGGCTCGGCGTTCCGGTGGACATCATCGAGGAGAACGGTCAGCCCTCGAAGCGCGTGCCCAGAGCCGCTGACGCCGTGACCACCGCGCTGCGGATCATGGGCATGAGCACGCACGACTTCTTCATCCCCGGCGGCTACGGAGAGGTAACGGGGATCCGGAAGGCGTAG
- a CDS encoding transporter, with amino-acid sequence MMNDSPRIARRAHAMPLVISCMLALFLLLPQRAIAQTDARDYEAGIYLPSKTLMLNAYLRHSATSDQQIASQTTMVLRGTYLLKYGNIGLAPIDVIFAAANVNITSAATGGQQVGMTGISDPIYAPTVGYGFNEQTDHPTALAGTLYVTIPVGEYDPARGPFNIGQNRWVFRPQLSIYQRYKILTAQLSGNVGFTTTNDDFRLNVAPAGAPPAVVQFENSRELSYAFEGHLAVDLSKSFYIALSYFLTANGKQNLRADLGGQQLNLILSEKQTVQTVRLSPTIRLNPSSLLMLQYQRDFKATGGASRNQAYQIRFTHFF; translated from the coding sequence ATGATGAACGACTCCCCCAGGATCGCGCGGCGCGCTCACGCGATGCCGCTCGTGATTTCTTGCATGCTGGCCCTCTTCCTCCTGCTGCCGCAGAGGGCGATCGCACAGACGGATGCTCGGGACTACGAGGCGGGTATCTACCTGCCTTCGAAGACCCTGATGCTCAACGCCTACCTGCGCCACTCGGCCACGTCGGACCAGCAGATCGCCTCGCAGACCACGATGGTCCTGCGCGGGACCTACCTGCTCAAGTACGGCAACATCGGCCTGGCGCCCATCGATGTCATCTTCGCCGCCGCGAACGTGAACATCACGAGCGCCGCGACGGGGGGCCAGCAGGTCGGCATGACGGGCATCTCCGACCCCATCTACGCGCCGACCGTCGGGTACGGCTTCAACGAGCAAACGGACCACCCCACGGCCCTCGCGGGCACCCTGTACGTGACCATCCCCGTCGGCGAGTACGACCCTGCTCGAGGCCCGTTCAACATCGGGCAGAACCGCTGGGTCTTCCGGCCACAGCTCTCGATCTACCAGCGGTACAAGATCCTCACCGCGCAGCTCAGTGGGAACGTGGGCTTCACCACGACGAATGATGACTTCCGCCTCAACGTGGCACCCGCGGGTGCCCCTCCGGCAGTGGTCCAGTTCGAGAACAGCCGCGAGCTGTCCTACGCGTTCGAGGGGCACCTCGCGGTCGATCTCTCCAAGAGCTTCTACATCGCCCTCTCCTACTTCCTGACAGCCAACGGGAAGCAGAACCTCCGGGCCGATCTGGGGGGACAGCAGCTCAACCTGATCCTGTCGGAGAAGCAGACCGTCCAGACCGTGCGCCTCTCGCCGACCATCCGGCTGAATCCCTCGTCACTGCTCATGCTGCAATACCAGAGGGACTTCAAGGCGACTGGTGGCGCCTCCAGGAATCAGGCCTACCAGATCCGCTTCACCCACTTCTTCTGA
- a CDS encoding carbohydrate binding domain-containing protein, translating to MKRSRSSSWKQFALAGGFWAVGVVAGVGCAVATSEDAAESGYEATLESNGSKTLTIGGQTFGLTWEDDFGGDLNKGQPKSYLNTQYWTKENLGVNFEQQAYTNRECPNNPNSWNYCVENGKLTLLARQEPLDCVVWQQCTSTSQCGTNGTCAATGYCVYDQNKNGVYDHDECAPFNGTANAPTNGTKYTSGRIKSDEKVEYRYGYIEFRARMPFADLPAGATPPNGMWPAIWMLGANGAITNGGRDDSAGWPMNGEIDIMEYTQIKENKALYPSNEAMGYNVLWREYPEAGELAANSGGWEPNACSSWPNNGDAKCDGDVGGARATWNGKTIDYHQWHTWGFLWDENGFKIYIDNLPQNGGQPVGTFTIGDGATEFRQPMYLILNNAVGGELGCLGWKDRACTSSAQCANGAACTNGKCQETAASCINIDWAAHGDKAKLEVDYIRWYHRNSGYPQAPRASCQDIDGNGVPDNLIRNCGFNEDFTYHRSDLFFDGGAGLTEVINEGGTRGYVQWVRVDNGGWATHSVQVRQEGFQLQAGTSYKWKVDLKSNAARTVPIKIVQAHDPWTAIASFNCNVGTSWTTCTGPNFTASATDTYKFEISLGGSAYTGAQLYLDDMYLGTTTNACQPDCTGKLCGSDGCGGTCGTCRTGTTCGSWGQCVASGGTCTPSCSGKVCGSDGCGGTCGTCATGQTCNSSGQCTSTCTPSCSGKVCGSNGCGGTCGTCGTGTTCNSSGQCVGTGPTPVRLEAESATLTGCFAEAGGDSGGKVVAFEGNDTICWSNVNMSGITSATAHVGAPYTGGQAQLKFNGTVLGTFTMSTASGGWSSPSLTNLTTAVSASGTGTLCLAGLTHPNGWIFSVDYLDLK from the coding sequence ATGAAACGGAGCAGGAGCTCGTCCTGGAAGCAGTTCGCGCTGGCGGGAGGTTTCTGGGCGGTGGGAGTCGTCGCGGGAGTGGGCTGCGCGGTGGCCACCAGCGAGGACGCCGCGGAGTCCGGGTATGAGGCGACACTGGAGTCCAACGGATCCAAGACGCTCACCATTGGTGGACAGACTTTCGGCCTGACCTGGGAGGATGACTTTGGAGGCGACCTGAACAAGGGCCAGCCCAAGTCCTATCTCAACACCCAGTACTGGACCAAGGAGAACCTGGGCGTCAACTTCGAGCAGCAGGCCTATACGAACCGGGAGTGTCCCAACAATCCCAACAGTTGGAACTACTGCGTCGAGAACGGCAAGCTGACGCTGCTGGCGAGGCAGGAGCCGTTGGACTGCGTGGTCTGGCAGCAATGTACCAGCACCAGCCAATGCGGCACCAACGGCACGTGCGCGGCCACCGGCTACTGCGTCTACGACCAGAACAAGAACGGTGTCTACGATCACGACGAGTGCGCCCCGTTCAATGGCACGGCCAACGCACCGACCAACGGGACGAAGTACACCTCGGGCCGCATCAAGAGCGACGAGAAGGTCGAGTACCGCTACGGCTACATCGAGTTCCGCGCGCGCATGCCCTTCGCGGATCTGCCCGCCGGCGCCACGCCGCCCAATGGCATGTGGCCCGCCATCTGGATGCTCGGCGCCAACGGAGCCATCACCAACGGTGGCCGTGACGACAGCGCGGGCTGGCCCATGAATGGCGAAATCGACATCATGGAGTACACGCAGATCAAGGAGAACAAGGCCCTCTACCCGTCCAACGAGGCCATGGGCTACAACGTGCTGTGGCGCGAGTACCCCGAGGCGGGCGAGCTGGCGGCCAACTCCGGTGGATGGGAGCCCAACGCGTGCAGCTCCTGGCCCAACAATGGTGACGCGAAGTGCGACGGCGACGTGGGCGGCGCGCGGGCCACCTGGAACGGCAAGACGATCGACTACCACCAGTGGCACACCTGGGGCTTCCTGTGGGACGAGAACGGGTTCAAGATCTACATCGACAACCTGCCGCAGAACGGCGGCCAGCCCGTGGGCACCTTCACCATTGGTGACGGCGCGACCGAGTTCCGTCAGCCGATGTACCTCATCCTCAACAACGCCGTGGGTGGCGAGCTGGGCTGCCTGGGTTGGAAGGACCGCGCCTGCACCTCGAGCGCGCAGTGCGCCAACGGAGCGGCGTGCACGAATGGCAAGTGCCAGGAGACGGCGGCCTCGTGCATCAACATCGACTGGGCGGCCCATGGTGACAAGGCCAAGCTCGAGGTGGACTACATCCGCTGGTACCACCGCAACTCGGGCTATCCGCAGGCGCCCCGGGCCTCGTGCCAGGACATCGACGGCAACGGCGTGCCCGACAACCTCATCCGCAACTGCGGCTTCAACGAGGACTTCACCTACCACCGCAGCGACCTGTTCTTCGACGGTGGCGCGGGCCTCACCGAGGTCATCAACGAGGGCGGCACGCGCGGCTACGTGCAGTGGGTGCGCGTGGACAACGGCGGCTGGGCGACCCACAGCGTGCAGGTGCGGCAGGAGGGCTTCCAGCTGCAGGCCGGTACCTCGTACAAGTGGAAGGTGGACCTGAAGTCGAACGCGGCGCGCACGGTGCCCATCAAGATCGTCCAGGCGCACGATCCGTGGACGGCCATCGCCTCCTTCAACTGTAACGTGGGCACCTCGTGGACCACGTGCACCGGGCCGAACTTCACCGCGTCCGCTACGGACACCTACAAGTTCGAGATCTCCCTGGGTGGCTCCGCCTACACCGGCGCGCAGCTCTACCTGGACGACATGTACCTCGGCACCACGACCAACGCCTGCCAGCCGGACTGCACGGGCAAGCTGTGTGGGAGCGACGGCTGCGGTGGCACCTGCGGCACGTGCCGCACCGGAACGACCTGCGGCAGCTGGGGCCAGTGTGTGGCGTCCGGCGGCACCTGCACGCCCTCGTGCTCCGGCAAGGTGTGCGGCAGCGACGGTTGCGGCGGCACCTGCGGCACCTGCGCCACTGGGCAGACGTGCAACAGCTCGGGCCAGTGCACCAGCACCTGCACGCCCTCGTGCTCGGGCAAGGTGTGCGGCAGCAACGGCTGCGGCGGCACCTGCGGCACCTGCGGCACCGGGACGACGTGCAACAGCTCGGGCCAGTGCGTCGGCACGGGCCCCACGCCCGTGCGTCTGGAGGCGGAGAGCGCCACGCTGACGGGATGCTTCGCCGAGGCCGGTGGTGACAGCGGTGGCAAGGTCGTCGCCTTCGAGGGCAATGACACCATCTGCTGGAGCAACGTGAACATGTCTGGCATCACCTCCGCGACGGCTCACGTGGGCGCCCCGTACACCGGTGGCCAGGCGCAGCTGAAGTTCAATGGCACGGTGCTCGGCACGTTCACGATGAGCACGGCGAGCGGGGGTTGGAGCAGCCCGAGCCTGACGAACCTCACCACCGCCGTCTCCGCGAGCGGCACGGGCACGCTCTGCCTGGCGGGTCTGACGCACCCGAACGGCTGGATCTTCTCGGTCGACTACCTCGATCTGAAGTAG
- a CDS encoding discoidin domain-containing protein, with protein MNPLASLFHGARSAWTRWASACASLALVGMTAAWPVAAHAQTNTNLARGKPVKVSSTDGVFSGPSAVDGDPGTRWSSGFSDNEWISIDLGSTVSIGRVVLNWETAYGKDYTLESSNDETNWSPLKTVTNGDGGIDDWTVSGTGRYIRMRGQHRAIGYGYSLWEFEVYGSGGTSPSTDLARGRSATATSVENNDVNLGPSFAFDGNANTRWSSAAAIDPQSIRVDLGSPQQLGKVVLNWEGAYAKKYTIDGSNDDASWTTLATISDGTVGIREIPVSGTYRYVRMHGTERGTGYGYSLWSFEVYKPGGTPQIPTQTTNQTVKLVFPDLAYAKVSISPTPLAVSPVPEEGLATPSVRNPAKVVTYSVTFPPNTTVTMSKNQFSPTQPNTDIRLVVTDYTGTTQRAQSVTALAVQDAVWQVEIYSTGTTNPGEPTGPIIPDPYVKVPPPATTGSFAVTAPANGAMITNTRRPTFQWAAVTGATHYKLFVNITRNDYDWMAPGDLINRFTEVGSTTGTSLTIDQDLVDRWTYKWYVVATLASGATSRSDLRTFSVYLPVVETVADGVPLINGMRDLNKNGTIEPYEDWHHPIATRVNDLMSRMTRHQKVMQLFFNAKEYPEAGFTMGPLAPEDIVAFQKASAATPLGIPYIDAGDSIHGFKTSWPTQPGLVATRDPQLAYEMGDIQRREQLAVGSRGTLSPLAEVGTKILYPRIQEGSGEDADVAAGFTRALIAGLQGGPEVNPHSVWVTTKHWPSQGAGGEGGITYDGTTIHYHMRPWHAALEAGTSGIMPGYAGSKLLAPGQWGAGDSPGIINYLRQNMGYTGVICTDWLPAGDPWVRSLMAGSDVMGGADPGQMGDFESRVTDARVNESARRVLELKFRLGLFEDPYRKGLAGTAEWHTANNKNAARLAAQESMTLLKNDGALPLRMGAGSSIVVAGPRADDPSCMVTWRSDFHNTEFGALTIYQAIKQRAEAAGITVYKDAAPAGVTPGAAIVVVGESYFTHGTAWDKEKPYIPGDPAGPPHTAFSRPDEPRDHYGIITSFKSKNIPTTTVVVLPRPYILTNVAPQSNALVVVYRPGDLGGVALADVLFGDVLPRGKLPWDLPRSLDQIGTDVETDQKERWDLPFDLGATEAERTAIRDRIAKGLPVQPIYGNPFYRYGDGIQGFGLTDSTPPTTFTLQTPANGTTITGTRPPFSWTASSDPQTGIQYYEIFIDGQAVLGGRTKTTSAALEGLKLSNGQHTWYVKATNWANVTTTSATFTFTLNDTTPPAAFSALIPAAGSSVPGSSTQFIWERTSDVGAGVAQYILTVDGTDRTPAITAGAYTAPTVNLARGRNVTATSNEFGSANDAVDGNTATRWSSRADTANPDTESITIDLGAVYSLKRVVLNWETAYGSQYVVEASLDGTTWKPLYTETAGNGGIDDLSNLSGVGRFVRMRGVKRFTQFGYSLWEFEVYGLATHQTSLTGLAAGSHTWRVRAVDGANNSTQSNGPISFTK; from the coding sequence ATGAATCCTCTCGCTTCTCTCTTCCACGGCGCGCGCAGCGCCTGGACACGGTGGGCGTCTGCCTGCGCGAGCCTCGCGCTCGTGGGCATGACGGCCGCCTGGCCCGTTGCCGCGCACGCTCAAACCAATACCAATCTCGCCCGAGGCAAGCCCGTCAAGGTGTCGTCGACGGACGGGGTGTTCTCGGGTCCCTCGGCGGTCGACGGAGATCCGGGAACCCGCTGGAGCAGTGGCTTCTCCGACAATGAATGGATCTCCATCGATCTCGGGTCGACAGTGTCCATTGGCCGTGTGGTCCTCAACTGGGAGACGGCCTACGGCAAAGACTATACGCTCGAGTCTTCCAATGACGAGACGAACTGGTCGCCGCTGAAAACCGTCACCAACGGCGACGGGGGCATCGACGATTGGACGGTGTCCGGCACGGGCCGCTATATCCGCATGAGAGGACAGCACCGGGCCATCGGCTACGGCTACTCGCTGTGGGAGTTCGAGGTGTATGGCTCGGGCGGCACATCGCCGAGTACGGACCTCGCCCGGGGCCGTTCCGCCACGGCCACGAGCGTTGAGAACAACGACGTCAACCTCGGGCCTTCCTTCGCCTTCGACGGCAACGCCAACACGCGCTGGTCCTCCGCCGCCGCGATAGACCCGCAGTCGATCCGTGTCGACCTGGGTTCGCCCCAGCAGTTGGGCAAGGTGGTGCTCAACTGGGAAGGCGCCTACGCCAAGAAGTACACCATTGATGGCTCCAACGATGACGCCTCCTGGACGACCCTGGCCACCATCAGCGATGGCACGGTGGGTATCCGGGAGATCCCCGTGTCGGGCACGTACCGCTACGTGCGCATGCACGGCACCGAGCGCGGCACGGGCTATGGCTACTCGCTCTGGTCCTTCGAGGTCTACAAGCCCGGTGGCACCCCGCAGATTCCTACCCAGACGACCAACCAGACCGTCAAGCTCGTCTTCCCCGACCTGGCCTATGCGAAGGTGAGCATCTCGCCCACGCCGCTGGCCGTGTCGCCCGTTCCAGAAGAAGGCCTCGCAACGCCCTCCGTGCGCAACCCGGCGAAGGTGGTCACCTACTCGGTGACGTTCCCGCCGAACACCACGGTGACGATGTCCAAGAACCAGTTCTCCCCCACCCAGCCCAACACCGACATCCGCCTGGTGGTCACGGACTACACGGGCACCACCCAGCGCGCGCAGTCCGTCACCGCGCTCGCAGTGCAGGACGCTGTGTGGCAGGTGGAGATCTACAGCACGGGAACCACCAACCCCGGCGAACCCACCGGCCCCATCATCCCCGACCCGTACGTGAAGGTGCCTCCTCCGGCGACGACTGGCTCGTTCGCGGTGACCGCGCCCGCCAATGGCGCGATGATCACCAACACCCGCCGCCCCACGTTCCAGTGGGCCGCCGTCACCGGCGCCACCCACTACAAGCTCTTCGTCAACATCACCCGGAATGACTACGACTGGATGGCGCCCGGGGACCTGATCAACCGCTTCACCGAGGTGGGCTCCACCACCGGCACCTCGCTCACCATCGACCAGGACCTGGTCGATCGCTGGACGTACAAGTGGTACGTCGTCGCCACGCTCGCGAGCGGAGCCACCAGCCGCTCGGACCTGCGCACTTTCAGCGTCTACCTCCCGGTCGTCGAAACCGTCGCGGATGGCGTGCCGCTCATCAATGGCATGCGCGACCTGAACAAGAACGGCACCATCGAGCCGTATGAGGACTGGCACCACCCGATCGCCACACGCGTCAACGATTTGATGAGCCGGATGACGCGGCACCAGAAGGTGATGCAGCTGTTCTTCAACGCCAAGGAATACCCTGAAGCGGGCTTCACCATGGGTCCGCTGGCGCCGGAGGACATCGTTGCCTTCCAGAAGGCCTCCGCGGCCACGCCCCTGGGCATCCCCTACATCGACGCGGGTGACTCCATCCACGGCTTCAAGACGAGCTGGCCCACCCAGCCAGGACTGGTCGCCACGCGCGATCCGCAGCTCGCCTATGAGATGGGAGACATCCAGCGGCGCGAGCAGCTGGCCGTGGGAAGCCGCGGCACCCTATCCCCCCTGGCCGAGGTGGGCACGAAGATCCTCTACCCGCGCATCCAGGAAGGCAGTGGCGAGGACGCGGACGTGGCGGCGGGCTTCACGCGTGCGCTCATCGCCGGTCTGCAGGGCGGCCCCGAGGTGAATCCCCACTCCGTCTGGGTCACCACCAAGCACTGGCCGAGCCAGGGCGCCGGTGGCGAGGGCGGCATCACCTACGACGGCACCACCATCCACTACCACATGCGTCCGTGGCACGCCGCGCTCGAGGCGGGCACCAGCGGCATCATGCCCGGCTACGCCGGCAGCAAGCTGCTGGCCCCGGGCCAGTGGGGCGCGGGAGACAGCCCGGGCATCATCAACTACCTGCGCCAGAACATGGGCTACACGGGCGTCATCTGCACGGACTGGCTGCCCGCGGGCGACCCCTGGGTCCGCTCGCTCATGGCCGGCTCCGACGTGATGGGCGGCGCCGACCCCGGACAGATGGGTGACTTCGAGAGCCGGGTCACCGATGCCCGCGTCAACGAGTCCGCCCGCCGCGTCCTCGAGCTGAAGTTCCGGCTCGGCTTGTTCGAGGACCCCTATCGCAAGGGTCTCGCGGGAACCGCCGAGTGGCACACGGCCAACAACAAGAACGCGGCCCGCCTGGCCGCCCAGGAGTCGATGACCCTGCTCAAGAACGACGGCGCCCTGCCGCTGCGCATGGGCGCGGGCTCCTCGATCGTCGTCGCCGGCCCGCGCGCCGATGACCCATCCTGCATGGTCACGTGGCGCTCGGACTTCCACAACACGGAGTTCGGAGCCCTGACCATCTACCAGGCCATCAAGCAGCGCGCCGAGGCGGCGGGCATCACCGTGTACAAGGACGCGGCGCCCGCGGGTGTCACGCCTGGCGCGGCCATCGTGGTGGTGGGCGAGAGCTACTTCACGCACGGCACCGCCTGGGACAAGGAGAAGCCCTACATCCCGGGTGACCCGGCGGGTCCTCCGCACACCGCATTCTCCAGGCCGGACGAGCCCCGCGATCACTACGGCATCATCACCAGCTTCAAGTCGAAGAACATCCCGACGACCACGGTGGTCGTCCTGCCGCGGCCCTACATCCTCACCAACGTGGCGCCGCAGAGCAACGCGCTGGTGGTCGTCTACCGGCCCGGTGACCTGGGTGGTGTGGCACTGGCGGACGTGCTGTTCGGCGACGTGCTGCCCCGGGGCAAGCTGCCGTGGGATCTGCCCCGCTCGCTGGATCAGATCGGCACCGACGTGGAGACGGATCAGAAGGAGCGCTGGGATCTGCCGTTCGACCTCGGGGCCACCGAGGCCGAGCGCACCGCCATCCGCGACCGGATCGCCAAGGGTCTGCCCGTGCAGCCCATCTATGGCAACCCGTTCTACCGCTACGGCGATGGCATCCAGGGCTTCGGTCTGACCGACTCCACGCCGCCCACGACGTTCACCCTGCAGACGCCCGCGAATGGAACCACCATCACCGGCACGAGGCCTCCATTCTCGTGGACGGCGAGCAGTGATCCGCAGACGGGCATCCAGTACTACGAGATCTTCATCGACGGTCAGGCCGTGCTGGGGGGCAGGACGAAGACCACCTCCGCCGCGCTCGAGGGATTGAAGCTCTCCAACGGCCAGCACACCTGGTACGTGAAGGCCACCAACTGGGCCAACGTGACCACGACCTCGGCCACGTTCACGTTCACCCTCAATGACACCACGCCGCCCGCGGCCTTCTCCGCGCTCATTCCGGCGGCGGGCTCGTCGGTTCCCGGGAGCTCGACGCAGTTCATCTGGGAGCGCACGAGCGACGTGGGCGCGGGCGTCGCCCAGTACATCCTCACCGTGGACGGCACGGACCGCACTCCCGCGATCACCGCCGGCGCCTACACGGCCCCGACCGTCAACCTGGCGCGCGGCCGTAATGTCACCGCAACCTCCAACGAGTTCGGCAGCGCCAACGACGCGGTGGATGGCAACACCGCCACGCGCTGGTCCAGCCGCGCGGACACCGCCAACCCGGACACCGAGTCGATCACCATCGATCTCGGCGCCGTCTATTCGCTCAAGCGCGTGGTGCTCAACTGGGAGACCGCGTACGGCTCCCAGTACGTGGTGGAGGCCTCGCTCGATGGCACCACCTGGAAGCCGCTCTACACGGAGACCGCTGGCAACGGCGGCATCGATGACCTCTCCAACCTGAGTGGGGTGGGTCGGTTCGTGCGGATGCGTGGCGTGAAGCGTTTCACGCAGTTTGGCTACTCACTGTGGGAGTTCGAGGTGTATGGCCTGGCCACTCATCAGACGTCGCTGACCGGGCTGGCGGCCGGAAGCCACACCTGGCGCGTGCGCGCCGTGGACGGTGCCAACAACAGCACGCAGTCCAACGGCCCCATCTCGTTCACGAAGTAG
- a CDS encoding IclR family transcriptional regulator has protein sequence MLRFSDLPVPLKDSAAPDVGLLHEPDEEDAKDRQFVTALARGLEVLRAFTPHTPQLGNRELAASTGLPKPTISRLTHTLTRLGYLKYSERSGKYQLGTGVLSLGYAALSSMNARQMARPLMQEMADQVNAMVSLGTRDRLSMVYVEHCRSNSAVTVRLDVGSRIPLATTAMGRALLASLPELEQRVMMERIARQDPDQWPRIRDGIEQALEEYRTHGFTLSIGEWTSDVNAVGVALIPPDGGQILAFNCGGPSSQLPRERLMSELGPRLVDLVRGVEVGLLRR, from the coding sequence ATGCTCCGTTTCTCCGACCTTCCCGTTCCCCTGAAGGACTCCGCGGCACCCGACGTGGGGCTCCTGCATGAGCCAGACGAGGAGGACGCCAAGGACCGCCAGTTCGTGACGGCGCTGGCGCGCGGGCTGGAGGTGCTCCGCGCGTTCACGCCTCACACTCCGCAGCTCGGGAACCGGGAGCTCGCGGCCAGCACCGGCCTGCCCAAGCCGACCATCTCCCGGCTGACCCACACCCTGACCCGGCTCGGCTATCTCAAATACTCGGAGCGTTCGGGAAAGTACCAGCTCGGCACGGGAGTGTTGTCGCTGGGCTACGCGGCGCTCTCCAGCATGAACGCCCGCCAGATGGCCAGGCCCCTGATGCAGGAGATGGCCGACCAGGTCAACGCCATGGTCTCCCTGGGCACCCGGGACCGGCTCAGCATGGTGTACGTCGAGCACTGCCGCTCCAACTCGGCGGTGACCGTGCGCCTCGACGTCGGCTCACGCATCCCGTTGGCGACCACGGCCATGGGGCGGGCGCTGCTCGCCTCCCTGCCCGAGCTGGAACAGCGTGTCATGATGGAGCGCATCGCCAGGCAGGACCCGGACCAGTGGCCGCGCATCCGCGATGGCATCGAGCAAGCCCTCGAGGAGTACCGGACCCATGGGTTCACGCTCTCCATCGGCGAATGGACCTCGGACGTGAATGCAGTGGGCGTTGCCCTCATCCCGCCCGATGGTGGTCAAATCCTGGCGTTCAATTGCGGCGGCCCATCGTCCCAGCTGCCTCGCGAGCGGCTCATGAGTGAGCTCGGTCCCCGTCTGGTGGACCTCGTCCGCGGCGTCGAGGTGGGTCTGCTGCGCCGCTGA